Proteins encoded by one window of Litoribacterium kuwaitense:
- a CDS encoding Gfo/Idh/MocA family protein, with translation MKHRVIIVGCGGMSIQWIDYALERENADIVALVDMNVANAENVRGTYGLKVPIYANLSEAIENTDATLVFDVTIPASHKNITTTAIKAGLTVFGEKPIAETLEDAYEVVDLAVTRNVVYAVMQNRRYNHQLRALKQALQKGIVGRVGALHADFFLGPHFGGFRETMNSPLIIDMAIHTFDQARCMIGADPVSVYCHEYNPPGSWYQGNASAVCIFEMDNGAVFTYRGSWSAVGAGTSWEASWRVHGSEGTALWDGTNVPSYERLKGEQQEAFIPEYEASTITPDDSFREGHRGCLDEMFAALEQGRLAETHCRSNIKSMEMVFGAIQSAKEQRKIILKRD, from the coding sequence ATGAAACACCGGGTCATTATCGTAGGGTGCGGAGGAATGTCCATCCAATGGATTGATTATGCGTTAGAAAGAGAGAATGCCGACATTGTTGCGCTTGTCGACATGAATGTCGCAAATGCCGAAAATGTCAGAGGAACATATGGTTTGAAGGTTCCTATATATGCAAATCTTTCTGAAGCCATTGAGAACACTGATGCCACACTTGTTTTTGATGTGACGATCCCAGCGAGCCATAAAAACATTACGACAACGGCAATAAAAGCTGGCCTAACGGTTTTTGGGGAGAAGCCGATCGCCGAGACACTTGAAGATGCTTACGAGGTCGTTGATTTAGCGGTTACAAGAAACGTTGTTTATGCTGTGATGCAAAACCGTCGTTATAACCATCAACTTAGAGCATTAAAACAAGCTCTGCAAAAAGGAATTGTTGGACGCGTTGGAGCACTTCACGCTGATTTTTTTCTTGGACCACATTTTGGCGGCTTTCGGGAAACGATGAACAGTCCGTTGATTATCGATATGGCAATTCATACATTTGATCAGGCGCGATGTATGATCGGAGCTGATCCGGTCTCTGTCTATTGTCATGAATATAATCCGCCTGGATCATGGTACCAAGGAAATGCATCAGCTGTATGCATTTTTGAAATGGACAACGGTGCCGTCTTTACTTATCGTGGATCTTGGAGTGCGGTTGGTGCCGGAACGTCGTGGGAAGCATCATGGCGTGTACACGGATCAGAAGGGACAGCTTTATGGGATGGTACGAACGTTCCCTCGTATGAACGGTTAAAAGGAGAGCAGCAAGAGGCATTTATTCCTGAATATGAAGCGAGCACCATTACACCAGATGATTCGTTTAGGGAAGGGCATCGAGGTTGCTTAGATGAAATGTTCGCTGCTTTAGAGCAAGGAAGGCTAGCAGAAACGCATTGTCGCTCTAACATAAAAAGCATGGAAATGGTCTTTGGTGCGATCCAATCCGCCAAAGAACAAAGGAAAATTATTTTAAAACGCGACTAG
- a CDS encoding superoxide dismutase — protein sequence MAYELPELPYAYDALEPHIDKETMNIHHTKHHNTYVTKLNDAVKGHADLENKDINDLVANLNDVPEDIRTAVRNNGGGHANHTFFWNSLSPNGGGEPVGDLKAAIDSTFGGFDAFKEKFTAAATGRFGSGWAWLVVKNGQLEITSTPNQDSPLTDGATPIIGLDVWEHAYYLKYQNRRPDYIAAYWNVVCWNQAEKQYQSAK from the coding sequence ATGGCTTACGAACTACCAGAACTGCCTTACGCTTACGACGCTCTAGAACCACATATCGACAAAGAAACGATGAACATCCACCATACGAAACACCACAACACGTATGTGACTAAGTTAAATGACGCAGTGAAAGGTCATGCAGACTTAGAAAACAAAGATATAAATGACCTCGTTGCAAATTTAAACGATGTACCTGAAGATATCCGCACTGCTGTAAGAAATAACGGTGGCGGCCATGCAAATCACACTTTCTTCTGGAATAGCCTTTCTCCGAATGGTGGAGGCGAACCAGTCGGTGACCTAAAGGCAGCGATTGACAGCACTTTTGGTGGCTTTGATGCTTTTAAAGAAAAGTTCACTGCTGCTGCAACAGGTCGTTTCGGTTCAGGCTGGGCTTGGCTTGTTGTAAAAAATGGTCAATTGGAAATTACAAGCACTCCTAATCAAGATTCTCCATTAACAGATGGTGCAACACCAATTATCGGTCTTGATGTTTGGGAGCATGCTTATTACTTGAAATACCAAAATCGTCGTCCAGATTACATTGCTGCATACTGGAATGTTGTATGCTGGAATCAAGCGGAGAAACAATATCAGAGCGCGAAATAA
- a CDS encoding MFS transporter, giving the protein MNFLMKKLNPGSEKTLRALLLLIAIGGLYALSIALSNTFVNVYLWKQSGDYASIAIYNLATVIWQPITFIIAGRWAKRVDRVLVLRIGVIFLAFFYLTVLLIGEQSSDHLVLLGSLLGIGFGFYWLAFNVLTFEITEPDTRDFFNGFLGFLSSFTGIIGPISAGFIISRMEEFTGYTTIFTASLLLFAAAVALSFFLSPRPAKGSYEWKRIFKERSYNSDWKRILHAHFFQGFREGTFAFAITIWVFIATGSELAIGTFSLVNSSIALLFYFIAARFIAPSYRKETILYASLAMYASVLCLMFSIQFPLLLTYAVITAVAYPLLTVPFASLTYDVIGRGWRAADMRVEYVVVKELYLNAGRIVSILLFIGVVLSPYVDIGLPILIAVIGAGHLLMYLAIRHLYHPPPPRKDEEERYRGNAWVFQQNKSGPR; this is encoded by the coding sequence ATGAATTTTTTAATGAAAAAATTGAATCCAGGGTCTGAAAAAACGCTACGTGCGTTATTGCTTTTAATCGCCATCGGCGGTTTATACGCATTATCTATTGCGCTGTCCAATACGTTTGTCAATGTGTATTTGTGGAAGCAATCAGGAGACTATGCTTCGATAGCCATCTACAATTTAGCAACAGTCATTTGGCAACCAATTACCTTTATTATTGCCGGACGCTGGGCGAAGCGAGTGGATCGCGTCCTCGTATTACGGATAGGCGTTATTTTTCTTGCGTTTTTTTACCTAACCGTATTACTGATTGGTGAACAATCGTCCGACCACTTAGTTTTATTAGGAAGTCTTCTCGGAATTGGCTTTGGCTTTTATTGGCTTGCGTTTAATGTGCTTACTTTTGAAATTACCGAACCGGATACCCGCGATTTTTTTAATGGGTTTTTAGGTTTTTTATCCTCGTTTACTGGTATCATCGGGCCCATTTCAGCGGGGTTTATTATTTCACGCATGGAAGAATTTACAGGCTATACAACGATTTTTACAGCTTCTTTACTTTTGTTTGCTGCTGCTGTCGCGTTAAGCTTTTTTCTCTCTCCTCGTCCAGCAAAGGGAAGTTACGAATGGAAGCGCATCTTTAAAGAGCGTTCGTATAATTCGGATTGGAAACGAATTTTGCACGCGCACTTTTTTCAAGGGTTTCGGGAAGGAACCTTTGCATTTGCAATTACCATTTGGGTATTTATTGCGACTGGGAGTGAGTTGGCAATAGGGACATTTAGCTTAGTCAATTCGTCGATCGCTCTGTTGTTTTATTTTATTGCAGCACGCTTTATAGCACCTAGTTATCGAAAAGAAACGATTTTATATGCCAGCTTAGCTATGTACGCGAGTGTACTTTGTCTCATGTTTTCAATACAGTTTCCACTCTTGCTTACTTATGCTGTCATCACAGCCGTTGCTTATCCGCTTTTAACCGTTCCTTTTGCATCTTTGACTTATGATGTGATTGGTCGTGGCTGGAGGGCAGCAGATATGCGTGTAGAATATGTGGTTGTCAAAGAGCTCTATTTAAATGCTGGGCGTATCGTATCGATTTTACTTTTTATAGGTGTTGTTTTATCACCTTACGTAGATATAGGGTTGCCGATTTTAATTGCGGTCATTGGTGCAGGTCATTTGCTTATGTACCTTGCCATTCGGCATTTATACCATCCGCCGCCTCCTCGTAAAGATGAAGAAGAGCGCTATCGCGGAAATGCCTGGGTTTTCCAGCAAAATAAGTCTGGTCCGCGGTAA
- a CDS encoding peptidoglycan D,D-transpeptidase FtsI family protein produces the protein MEEGELEDNELYQLQLERITKEDLATISKDEREVLAIYREMASGYDLVPQNIKIENVTVEEYARVSERLEELPGIETTTNWQRDYKEDGLFKSVIGNISSSETGLPKELLDYYLARGYSRNDRVGRSYLEKQYEDVLQGQKKQVVNTLDDGEVISTKVVREGTRGKDLVLTINTDLQKEVENIIEEEILRSKAMYGSSQYANEAYVSMMDPHTGEIFAMAGKMYHRNEQGEVQFIDNPLGVTNNAYEMGSAVKGASVLAGLQSGVIQPGEQIDDRPIQIKDTPIKKSWKYLGYNNDLQALQQSSNVYMWHIGMRMGDYNYRPNEAAPFNNPAAFEEVRNYFSQFGLGVKTGIDLPTESSGYIGTGRLIGNLMDMMIGQYDTYTTMQLNQYVSTIANDGYRIQPRLVKEIREPKLSNDGPGPLIQRFEPNILNKVEMPQSYIERVQQGFHMVFHTTPGTADTHFANRPYEAAGKTGTAEAGNSYNLTLVGYAPYDDPEVAFAVTVPGIDDQDRINLNIGQRILDEYFNYEGS, from the coding sequence ATGGAGGAAGGGGAGCTTGAAGACAATGAGCTGTATCAATTACAGCTTGAACGGATTACAAAAGAAGATTTAGCGACGATAAGCAAAGATGAAAGAGAAGTCCTTGCCATTTATCGTGAAATGGCGAGCGGATATGATCTTGTACCGCAAAATATTAAAATCGAAAATGTGACGGTAGAAGAGTATGCAAGGGTGAGTGAACGGTTAGAGGAGCTGCCGGGGATTGAAACGACGACGAACTGGCAACGGGATTACAAAGAAGACGGTCTTTTTAAAAGTGTGATCGGAAATATTAGCAGTTCCGAAACTGGGTTACCTAAAGAGCTGCTTGATTATTATTTGGCACGAGGGTACAGCCGAAATGATCGAGTCGGGCGAAGTTATTTAGAGAAACAATATGAAGATGTGTTGCAAGGTCAGAAAAAGCAGGTTGTTAATACGTTAGACGATGGCGAGGTGATCTCAACGAAAGTGGTTCGTGAAGGAACTCGGGGTAAGGACTTAGTGTTAACGATTAATACAGATCTGCAAAAAGAAGTGGAAAATATCATTGAAGAGGAGATTTTAAGGTCAAAAGCGATGTATGGCTCAAGCCAATACGCAAATGAAGCCTACGTATCGATGATGGATCCACATACAGGGGAAATTTTTGCGATGGCAGGGAAAATGTATCATCGTAATGAGCAAGGGGAAGTTCAATTTATCGATAATCCTCTCGGTGTAACGAATAATGCGTATGAAATGGGATCGGCTGTTAAAGGTGCAAGCGTTCTAGCAGGTTTGCAAAGCGGTGTAATTCAACCAGGAGAACAAATCGATGATCGGCCGATTCAAATTAAGGATACACCCATCAAGAAATCTTGGAAATATCTCGGTTACAATAATGACTTACAAGCGTTGCAGCAATCGTCGAACGTCTACATGTGGCATATCGGGATGCGCATGGGTGATTACAATTATCGCCCCAATGAGGCAGCACCATTTAATAACCCGGCTGCCTTTGAAGAAGTGCGCAACTATTTTTCACAGTTTGGTCTTGGTGTGAAAACAGGCATTGATTTACCGACTGAAAGCTCTGGTTACATTGGTACTGGACGACTCATTGGTAACTTGATGGATATGATGATCGGTCAGTATGATACGTATACGACGATGCAGCTGAATCAATATGTATCTACAATTGCCAATGACGGATACCGTATCCAACCGCGCCTTGTAAAGGAAATACGTGAGCCTAAGTTGTCTAATGATGGTCCTGGACCTTTAATTCAAAGGTTTGAACCAAACATTTTAAACAAAGTTGAAATGCCACAATCGTATATTGAGCGTGTGCAACAAGGGTTTCATATGGTATTTCATACGACACCAGGAACGGCAGATACCCACTTTGCGAATCGACCATATGAGGCGGCTGGAAAAACGGGTACGGCTGAAGCAGGAAATTCTTATAACCTTACCTTAGTCGGCTATGCACCATATGATGATCCAGAGGTTGCTTTTGCCGTGACTGTTCCAGGCATTGATGACCAGGATCGAATCAACTTAAATATAGGACAGCGTATTTTAGATGAATATTTTAATTATGAAGGCTCATAA
- a CDS encoding endolytic transglycosylase MltG — protein MKYSLRAFAGGILFSICVLLVFTGFSNDLDMNDETVQAYLAEQGQKAVPINQSIDDQVADAQEDNDPVDKKHPSADDDSTEKAPIEQAEKLEEESTTNSEKEVPAKPEKEDTTPKKEWTITISEGMTTGEVSQQLEDLGLLKANILNDYLEDNDMAQSIQIGEHIIKRGMNVVDIANEITN, from the coding sequence ATGAAATATTCACTTCGCGCCTTTGCTGGCGGCATCTTGTTTTCTATTTGCGTGCTCCTTGTTTTTACTGGCTTTTCAAACGATCTTGACATGAATGATGAAACAGTCCAAGCCTATTTAGCTGAACAAGGACAAAAAGCTGTTCCAATCAATCAGTCCATAGATGATCAAGTAGCTGACGCACAAGAAGACAACGATCCAGTAGACAAAAAGCACCCTTCAGCAGATGATGATTCTACAGAAAAAGCACCGATCGAACAAGCAGAAAAACTTGAAGAAGAATCCACAACGAATTCTGAAAAAGAGGTACCTGCCAAGCCCGAGAAGGAAGACACAACGCCAAAAAAAGAATGGACGATTACGATCTCCGAAGGCATGACGACTGGTGAAGTTAGTCAACAGCTCGAAGACTTAGGTCTCTTAAAAGCAAATATTTTAAACGATTACCTCGAAGACAACGACATGGCCCAATCAATTCAAATCGGTGAACATATCATTAAGCGTGGTATGAATGTCGTCGATATCGCCAACGAAATCACGAATTAA
- the rpmG gene encoding 50S ribosomal protein L33, whose translation MRVNITLECTETGDRNYITTKNKRTNPERIELKKYSPRLRRHTVHRETK comes from the coding sequence ATGCGTGTAAACATTACACTTGAGTGCACAGAAACCGGCGATCGTAACTATATTACGACTAAAAACAAGCGAACTAACCCAGAACGTATTGAACTAAAAAAATATTCACCACGTCTTCGCCGTCATACAGTACACCGCGAGACGAAATAA
- a CDS encoding 5-formyltetrahydrofolate cyclo-ligase, giving the protein MLRKKMNMIRTHIQDRSLKSELACQRLTETDEWRKAQTVGVYSPIREECDPSLIKEKALLENKRIVMPKVIDKEHMAFYPWAPHIQTKKNRYGIEEPVGEGSVNFQPSDMMIVPGLAFTKKGARLGYGGGYYDRFLRIRQ; this is encoded by the coding sequence ATGCTACGAAAAAAAATGAATATGATTCGCACGCATATCCAAGATCGATCGTTAAAGTCAGAGCTTGCCTGTCAACGTTTGACAGAGACAGATGAATGGAGGAAGGCACAGACAGTAGGGGTCTACTCACCAATTCGTGAAGAATGTGACCCTTCATTGATAAAAGAAAAAGCGCTTTTAGAAAATAAACGTATTGTGATGCCGAAAGTGATTGATAAAGAGCACATGGCTTTTTATCCATGGGCGCCGCATATACAGACGAAGAAAAATCGCTACGGAATAGAAGAGCCGGTCGGAGAAGGCTCGGTCAATTTTCAACCGTCGGATATGATGATCGTCCCTGGCCTAGCATTTACAAAAAAAGGAGCTCGCTTAGGATATGGAGGCGGGTATTACGATCGTTTTTTGCGAATACGCCAATGA